The Manduca sexta isolate Smith_Timp_Sample1 chromosome 20, JHU_Msex_v1.0, whole genome shotgun sequence DNA segment CGCCtttataaagcggcgatagcctagttggttgtaaaACGGACTGgtgagacaaatgtccgcaggatcaaaACACAAGGGTacccacctctgacttttcttaaatcgtgtgtgcattctttgtgaattatcatttactttaacggtgaaggaaaacatcgcgaggaaacctgcagacCTCAGTAAttatctgtaatatttttttgtgaaggGTAGTCTACCAAGCCGCACTatgccagcatggtggactaaggtctaatcgttctcagtagtagagaaggcttgcccagcagtggcacggtatataatataggatttTATAAagcatctaaaaatatttgacgaGGAGACTAAACTGCTAATCTGATTGTTATCGCCAGGTGTGCCCATAAATAGCAGCGATAGCATTTAATTCTTTCTTCGTCATGATACAACAGATTTTAAggcttttaatatatattttaccaacCATAATAGTTTTCTACAATCATCATCACAAAACCCATCATATAGTTGTATATTTCCTCATATTCCTTTTTAGTTCCACAGAGCGTTGCGTCTGTACCAGATCTCACATCCGACAGAGAAAAGATCAGCGTTGAAACTATTGCAGAATCTTAGAGCTGTCAATCAAAAGGCgatgaaatatttcttttatacgcacgaaaaggaaaacaaacatttttgtaaattttcgaTTCGAAATAGCATACCTGAGATAATCGAAACCTTGATTTACGCTCGATATGGCGGAATGTTGTCTTTAGTACATCGAAGAACTAAATGATTGATTGACTCCgccctagccgaatttcggccacgacggccaTTCTCTacggagatcagccaaatagtatatatagatattatagtgcacaagtgtgtgtgcactctctattctttcaccctcatagttcggtgagacggcgatccgataagaccggagaaagatcaggcaCAGGATCAACAGTTTTACGTTTTTAACAGAatataagacattaaaattaaactatttttcgaattttatcgtggCCTTTGACTTGGTCAGCCTTCGTCTCTCCagtgactacgaaggctgcaaagtcttcgaaacgtcgggagaaaattaaagtatataaaccgcgataaaattcgaaaaatagtttataatgtctattattcgcgtaaacataagaaatcattaagagcATAAATAAGATCGGCGAAATGCGCTCTAGTTGCAGCTCTTAATTCTTCCAAGATGAAGTCGTGagtttgttgtttattattaataagtcgcagcggcgaagggtccatataatccgactCCTGTcagcttcccttttgtaacttatgtaaaatctaataatcatTAGAACTATTAGTTCTTGTATTAAgtcgtgtcgggttcccttttggaaatgTTCACCTTCACCGATGATAAGCCAATATTTTCAGATTCGTTCGTTCGTGTTCGACCTGCCCGGGCCGGCGCTGTTCACCTCCCTCGCCGACGGAACCCGACGACGATGAGTTATACGACAAGAAGCACATCAACTATCTCAAAGAGTTGATTAAAAATCTCGGATAACGTTATTGTgtttcttatataatttaaattaatgactaGTTGATAAATGGCAAGTTTTGTCCCTTAATGGAACCTTACGTAGATAGTGATATGGGTATGAGAACTCCTCTAGCCACCTCTAACAGAAAAAGTCGTGGTGTTCTCTATGAATGAAGGGATAAGCAAGCTGCTTACCAAAGGTTAAGTAAGATTCGTGAGTGTCGATAGACAGTGGTATCATCCTAGAACTTTGAAGCACTGTGGGGTACGACACTGCACcttgaaacaatattatacctatcccgtaatatttagttattacacAGCCTACAATGCCTTTTAAACCGGCAAACAATTTTGTTGATTCGCCGGTCAcagctcggtgtcataaaatgcgtaaaATGGCGATCCTGGTTTACAGAAGTTGTTGTGTGGTTGTGACGGCGCGATAGTCTTTAAAAAAGCGccattataaattctaagggcgcCATTAAGCTTACGTTAtgcaaataatacaattaatacagTATTATCCTTATTTATTTCGACGACATATAAATACCCGGGATAACATTTTGCTTAAAttctttatacataaatttatccAATACAAGTAAAAATAACGCGAATTCTAATTAATTTAGACGGCTTAATTATAATGTCCGtttcaataatattgttatatttatccTTATTCATTTTCTGTACAATTACGTGCAAACAAAACGAATATTTCGTCGAAAATTTTAAGTTGCGTCGTAGTGGGCGCGTTTGAACGCTTCTTCAAGACGCAAGGTACACGCACAATGCACATAGGCGCTGGAGAGGGATGCTAAGGGGTCCCCCATCCgtaacaaatcataataaaatgaacgaatgacaatgggaactatcgaccatagaggttttattattatttagtatgtaCAAAtacctttactaaaaaaattcaaaataatgatgttatgtagtacctactataGTGTGTAGATTGCAGTTGCATCTCCCTAAATACAATTTTGGCGACGCCTATATACACGCATATTACAAACCATATTGTATATACACATATTGCAAAAGGTCGTAGTCAAACGCGTAAGAGCacaattaagttttttttttataaaatcaatgttAGTTAACACGTATTTCAACGGGCAAGAAACGCCTGTTCTACCTCGCCAGACAGAGAGCGTGGCTTGTAATATAGCACGCTgagaactaaagtgacctagcctaaaatttttatattttctgattttgtttaaaaacgtgtggtactttttttaataccttgtgtactcttgtatattatttcattttagtaaaAGCCAATTTCTCAGACTTCTTTATCAAGTTTTGGGGAGATATCATTAAAGGAACCAGTATGTCCAGAGCACGCGGTCACCACTCGAAGTGCATATCACACCTAGCCACGCTCTGTCTGGCGAGGCTTGACGGAGCCTTTATTATTCAAGGTTTATCTACCGCCGTATGTTAAAATCAAACCTGTAGTAGAAAATGGTCGCCACCAGACCACACGAAGCGATCACAACGAAAACTATCATTATGTTCAGAAGTGTATGGTCATCGCACGGGTTGTGGTAATCAGTTCTTCTAAAAGAGCAACTAGTCATATCTTCACGCCGACGCTGTCTCTTATAGTGGGTGGTCACTTTACCATCCATAATGGTCATTTCGGTAAAAACTTCTCGCGGGCTTTTCAAATGGACATTTACTTTGGCGCCTGATGATAGTTGCTTCCGTATTTTGTTAGTTAAATTCctgcaatataaattatttatttgtttgctgACAAATACAGGGTTGTTTTGGGAAAAATTCTAAGATAGAAGATATATTAATCAATTGTAATAATAGGTAATCTCAGAAAGTATTACATAcagacaatatttatatatttttgcattacgTATATCGTGTATTTAGTAGCGAAATTCCATATATTTCGGGGAACAATTCTGACTGAATTACATTTACATATGTTCGACATTAGGTTAGAAATATGAAAATCACTAGGGTAAGtaataaatgtacatatatgAACTTGTCAGATTTCGACACATGTCTAGGCGGGAATGTCTTCTTCGTTAACTATTCTCCCAGTGATAAGTAAATGAGCATTATTTAAAAGAttgtattaccaaaaaaaatattttctttccatTTCATTGTATCGACGCAAAATTCTAGTATAAGCGGTACGAATCATTTTAATCGCCGTAATTATACTATTCTTGTATCGTATATCATTCAAAATATGTTGAAGCGTATTGGTCATAATCTGGTTGTTTTCTGGCTCCAGAAATATGGAGTAAACGTCACCCATAGCCTAAAACAAATACGTGTTTTCATTACAAAATGGCGCAATAAATACAGACTTACAAAAAGCGGCGTTTTGAATGTTTACGCACAATTTCGTACATTTGCactattaaaagattttttgattCTATAAGTTGAAGTTGGGGAAGTATGAAATCTTCGTGAATTATTTCTTGTATTAGCAAAGGAAAGCAGCTAGAAGAAAGCTACATATCTAAGAAATCTCTATGAGAATATTGGAGCATTTAAGACCTCTGCCTAtgcataagcggcgatagcctagttggggtggaacggactgcccagacgaatgtccgcagattcaaatcccaagggcacacatcctTAACTTtactaaaatgatgtgtgtattattggttaattatcgcttgctttaacggcaaaGGAAAACATTTTGTGAAAACCTGTATACCAGAGATATTGTCTATAGGATTTTTGAGGGCGTGTgaatctgccaatccgcactaggccagcgtggtggactaaggcctaatccctctcgatcTACTATGTTCCTCTCCTCAAAGACCATTGCTCAGCagtagaacagtatataatatagggctaatattattattatatttgttatattagacCTAAGCCAAGCATTAGCATCACACCCCAGTATCTCCTGTTAACATGAAACCTTTGAAGATCCATGACGATAGAAAATTATACCCCGTCCAAACATGTGAGGCTTGCTGTTGTAGAATTCTAGCGTTGTTTTCGTCCATATTTGCGATGAACACCCTTCCGTCCGACTTTTTAAGTGATTCCAGCGCCTGTAACAAACAACTGCTGGTACACATACACAACATCatgtatttatccccgaaggggtatgctgaggcccaaccagggcacccacttttcgccaagtgtgttccgtcccatgatctgatagggggcgagcctgtcgccatattgggcacaaattccagacttcgggctgatactgagcagaaaaactcaaatatcactttgcttgacccaggtttcgaacccaggacctcaaagcgctgtcgtaccgcgcatgcagtacaactacgccaccgaggcagtctgcaACAactgctggtggtgggatatattttatatccatccagATAACGACAACCGTATAGGTGTTgcaaccgccatagtggcacacgtaagtgctccgcgttgcgggatcagcctgtgtgtattcGGTTCCATcagccgacataattgtgtcaactgccgtggggtaatcatctctcgttggTCGATTTATTGttggactccattccacttaccatcaggtgcagtggtcacTTTGTCTTGCACATATAAAAACACTGCAAAGGATAGATGTATCGAAAGAATTTCGGTACCGAAACTCCTTCGGTCTCTTTTGTACATGGCGATTAAAGACCTGTTAAAAAGTGTCTTACCTCAGTAAAGTTACATCCCTCTTGAGGGATTCATGACATTTTACAACTGTATAAGCAAATTAGTTCTCGTCAAACAGAGCCGTGACTTCGTTCAAATTTTTCACTATATGCTGCATTATCGGAGACGACAGCCACTCTAGTCCACCCAACACTCTTCAAAACTCCACCAACGCAAGTTTATAATGGTCGCATTTAGTCATTGTCACGTAATTatgaattttagaaatattttcatcataaCACGGAGCTTGATACAGCATAATCGGCACCATAATGTCGTAATCGATTTCTAAAGGTTTCGCCGTCACAACGGCTAAAAGATCTTTTTGATATATTTCAATGTCACGTTCGCAATgagtagaaaattttatatcatttccAACATAATGTTTGGAAACCTCATTCGGCTCGTTGTCGGTACATATGAGTATAACAAAGTTGCTTGCTGCCTTTTCTTCATGCTTTTCAACGTGACTTTTGTTAGGAAAATTTAGGACGGCGTTGTATAATTCATGATAGTTCTCTACATTTTCACTCATTAGTTTTACGGAAGGGAACGAGAATTTTttgattgtattattattgcaaattatatttgaagtgTTGAGTTTTACGACGCAAGCTCCAATTTTATACTGAGAGTAGTTTCTGTCACCtccatataataaatactgtgAAAGGTTATCGATATCAAATTTATAGAAATCAGAAACATTTAGGTTAACGATGTAACAATTTCtgaaaaaaagaaacacaatTGTACAATAAAGATACACTTACGTCTTTTGTCCTAGAACGGGAAGAATGTTGGTCCATTTCTTGATGTGTGATACGGTCCATTAAATTCGAGTCTCCGGACTGATGGTGTGCAggaaacccaatatcactttacccaaccCTGAATTAGCACCCGAGACCTTAGAGCAGAGGTTCCTGGACTcatttttctcatagaccccttgCAAAATTTTGCAGGAATACTTATTTGGGTTTCGCAGAGAAAGTGAATTATACCTGCCTAGCCATTACAGGAGGTTATGTTGGAGTCACCGTGCCACTACCGACCCCTATCactatctgcctacattgataggtgaagtcaagccaacattttagtactttactattaaacttgataaattttcgtggaccccacTTATGAATTGTGGATCCTCATTTTTTGGTCACGTCTACGTAGACCCCCATGAAGTCTCCCGTGGATCCCTGGGTGTCTACCTGGACCATTCTGGGAATCAATGCTTTAGAGGGACCTTAAAATTCTAAGAGTTTTACTGCGCACGCA contains these protein-coding regions:
- the LOC119189950 gene encoding uncharacterized protein LOC119189950, which gives rise to MDENNARILQQQASHVWTGYNFLSSWIFKGFMLTGDTGAMGDVYSIFLEPENNQIMTNTLQHILNDIRYKNSIITAIKMIRTAYTRILRRYNEMERKYFFWNLTNKIRKQLSSGAKVNVHLKSPREVFTEMTIMDGKVTTHYKRQRRREDMTSCSFRRTDYHNPCDDHTLLNIMIVFVVIASCGLVATIFYYRFDFNIRR
- the LOC119189949 gene encoding uncharacterized protein LOC119189949 — its product is MSWRCQGLLAATTVLPNCYIVNLNVSDFYKFDIDNLSQYLLYGGDRNYSQYKIGACVVKLNTSNIICNNNTIKKFSFPSVKLMSENVENYHELYNAVLNFPNKSHVEKHEEKAASNFVILICTDNEPNEVSKHYVGNDIKFSTHCERDIEIYQKDLLAVVTAKPLEIDYDIMVPIMLYQAPCYDENISKIHNYVTMTKCDHYKLALVEF